A window from Citrus sinensis cultivar Valencia sweet orange chromosome 3, DVS_A1.0, whole genome shotgun sequence encodes these proteins:
- the LOC102627841 gene encoding uncharacterized protein LOC102627841 — protein MAESIREEPAAISANSTRSKLRYPLRSATKSKEEKPPVVDPSNSSASRRGRSASTVSKSVSVLDLSAKEKSAKPPRRLSIPAKSTVNSAPKSVGNITPISETRAKRLSIPQRKSETPRYDISLSSSRKKFNVLSSASYWLNQIKYSESVAKHSISLGFFKLALEAGCEPQKMRDELKSYARHYNLSELGETVKDLFERYNISETLEQLQVSETCSQVPEEGTRSSDDEVHSSSSTVGIRKLKPKSLNTDSAKASPVAESVKKEISSKNSPAPPRTRASLNKNSANSRSVSDIGKPKIQKKPQKPTKQETNKEKDRTKQGKKLAGVEGPVGPPASDKVEENKENMDSYAMEEICA, from the exons ATGGCAGAGTCCATAAGAGAGGAACCTGCGGCAATTAGCG CGAATTCAACGAGATCAAAGCTACGGTATCCGCTGCGATCGGCTACCAAATCGAAGGAAGAGAAGCCGCCGGTGGTTGATCCCTCAAATTCTTCTGCATCTAGAAg GGGGAGATCGGCATCAACTGTAAGCAAAAGTGTCAGTGTTCTCGATCTCTCTGCCAAAGAAAAATCTGCCAAGCCACCTAGAAGGCTTTCCATACCTGCCAAGTCAACAGTCAATTCAGCTCCAAAATCAGTTGGCAACATCACTCCAATTTCTGAGACCAGAGCTAAGAGATTGTCTATTCCTCAACGGAAAAGCGAAACACCTCGTTATGATATTTCCCTATCATCTAGCCGAAAGAAGTTCAATGTTCTGTCCTCAGCATCATATTGGCTGAATCAAATTAAGTACTCTGAATCTGTTGCTAAGCACTCAATTTCGCTCGGTTTTTTCAAACTTGCTTTGGAAGCTGGGTGTGAG cCTCAGAAAATGCGGGATGAACTCAAATCCTATGCTCGTCATTATAATCTAAGTGAGCTTGGAGAAACTGTTAAAGACTTATTTGAAAGGTACAATATATCAGAAACTTTGGAGCAGTTGCAGGTCTCAGAAACCTGCTCTCAGGTGCCTGAAGAGGGGACTCGCTCGTCCGACGATGAGGTTCATAGCTCATCTTCTACAGTGGGAATTAGGAAACTGAAACCCAAGTCTTTGAACACTGATTCTGCTAAAGCTTCCCCGGTCGCAGAATCAGTCAAGAAGGAGATTTCCTCAAAGAATAGCCCTGCACCACCAAGGACGCGGGCGTCTTTGAATAAGAATTCTGCAAATTCAAGATCTGTGTCAGACATTGGGAAGCCTAAGATACAGAAGAAACCCCAGAAGCCAACCAAACAAGAGACCAATAAAGAAAAGGACAGGACTAAGCAAGGAAAGAAATTGGCCGGTGTGGAAG GTCCAGTTGGTCCTCCGGCAAGTGATAAAGTTGAAGAGAACAAAGAGAACATG GATTCTTACGCAATGGAAGAGATCTGTGCCTGA
- the LOC102628134 gene encoding ubiquitin-conjugating enzyme E2 2: MSTPARKRLMRDFKRLQQDPPAGISGAPQDNNIMLWNAVIFGPDDTPWDGGTFKLTLQFTEDYPNKPPTVRFVSRMFHPNIYADGSICLDILQNQWSPIYDVAAILTSIQSLLCDPNPNSPANSEAARMFSENKREYNRRVREIVEQSWTAD, from the exons AGGAAGAGGCTGATGAGAGATTTTAAAAGGTTGCAGCAAGACCCGCCTGCAGGCATCAGTGGGGCTCCCCAAGACAACAATATTATGCTCTGGAATGCTGTGATATTTGG TCCTGATGATACGCCATGGGATGGAG GTACGTTCAAGTTGACCCTTCAGTTTACGGAGGATTATCCAAACAAACCGCCAACTGTGCGATTTGTTTCTAGGATGTTTCATCCAAATA TATATGCCGATGGAAGTATTTGTCTGGATATTTTGCAAAATCAGTGGAGTCCTATATATGATGTGGCAGCTATACTCACATCTATTCAG TCATTGCTCTGTGATCCCAACCCAAATTCTCCTGCAAATTCAGAAGCTGCTCGGATGTTTAGTGAGAACAAGCGTGAATACAACAGAAGAGTAAGGGAAATAGTGGAACAGAGCTGGACAGCAGATTAA